The following coding sequences lie in one Pontibacter sp. G13 genomic window:
- a CDS encoding multiheme c-type cytochrome, which yields MESILKILAVIILVAEVILLLRLRAKRHHMGKEVRMIALFAIILIPIAAMTFANYHVFVGMKETQSCVNCHVMAPMGNDLIDKESQTLAARHYQNGWIREDACYTCHEDYGFSGTIKGKMDGYRHLMKYVTKTYKEPIRYRGEFNVDNCLKCHQHSAKFHAIQEHVPVLENIANERSISCVNCHGRAHPEPSRRTPGHPDYEQLETVPDLKNATVDAEQVKEIQEYLTTLEP from the coding sequence ATGGAAAGTATCCTCAAAATTCTGGCAGTCATCATTCTGGTTGCTGAGGTCATCTTGCTGCTCCGTCTTCGTGCCAAACGCCACCACATGGGCAAGGAGGTGCGGATGATTGCGCTATTTGCCATCATCCTGATTCCGATCGCAGCTATGACTTTTGCCAATTATCATGTGTTTGTGGGAATGAAAGAGACGCAATCCTGTGTCAATTGTCATGTCATGGCTCCTATGGGAAATGACCTGATCGACAAAGAATCGCAGACCTTGGCAGCACGGCATTATCAAAATGGCTGGATCAGGGAAGACGCCTGTTACACCTGCCATGAAGACTATGGATTCTCTGGGACGATCAAGGGAAAAATGGACGGATATCGACACTTGATGAAGTACGTTACCAAGACCTACAAGGAGCCGATTCGGTACCGAGGGGAATTCAATGTCGATAACTGCCTCAAATGCCACCAGCATTCGGCCAAGTTCCACGCGATTCAGGAACATGTGCCTGTACTGGAAAATATCGCCAACGAGCGTTCCATCAGTTGCGTGAATTGTCACGGTCGCGCGCATCCCGAGCCTTCTCGTCGGACGCCTGGTCATCCGGACTACGAGCAATTGGAGACGGTACCCGACCTCAAAAATGCGACTGTGGACGCCGAGCAAGTCAAAGAAATTCAGGAGTACCTAACCACTTTGGAGCCATGA
- a CDS encoding YceI family protein yields the protein MKRVQLFFLAMILMAGTTIQAQSIDQSKSQVAFKISNMGGMNTVEGTIQGMEGSVAFDPGTFSNGTMSVCIDPATIDTDNKKRDEHLMKDDFFGVETYPTICFESTSIAQSETGFVAKGNLTMHGVTQEVEIPFTYADNTFTGTLAVNRKDFGVGGNGTFMVGGQVEMEITCVMN from the coding sequence ATGAAACGAGTACAGTTGTTCTTCCTAGCCATGATCTTGATGGCAGGAACCACGATTCAGGCCCAGTCAATCGATCAGTCGAAATCCCAAGTGGCTTTCAAGATTTCCAACATGGGGGGAATGAATACCGTCGAAGGCACCATCCAAGGCATGGAAGGCTCGGTCGCATTTGATCCGGGAACCTTCTCCAATGGAACAATGAGCGTGTGCATTGATCCCGCAACCATCGACACCGACAACAAGAAGCGGGACGAACATTTGATGAAGGACGATTTTTTCGGGGTGGAAACGTATCCGACGATCTGCTTTGAAAGCACTTCCATTGCCCAGTCGGAAACTGGATTTGTCGCCAAAGGAAATCTGACCATGCATGGCGTCACTCAGGAGGTGGAAATCCCCTTCACCTATGCAGACAACACCTTCACGGGCACCTTGGCAGTCAATCGCAAGGACTTTGGCGTCGGTGGAAATGGCACCTTCATGGTAGGCGGACAGGTAGAAATGGAGATCACCTGTGTGATGAACTGA
- a CDS encoding PDDEXK nuclease domain-containing protein → MSDFPEISEQAFFRDIKAILSTARSEAYRAINHLMVEAYWLIGKKIVEQEQAGADRATYGTQLIKRLSQALTEEFGRGFSVANLKNFRQFYLTYPSDGKTLGKSYALRSQLTWTHHRLIMREEDEAARMFYLTECKKQNWSTRTLERHIHTLYYQRTLSTQKEKPVEEQQTLDDFIKDPYVFEFLNINQSTDFSETSLEQGLITHLEKFLLELGKGFSFVGRQYRISSETEHYFIDLVFYHYLMKCFVLFDLKIGKLTHQDIGQMDMYRRMFDDLKRPEGDEPTIGIILCTSKSDTVVKYSVMNDHEQLFAAKYLPYLPSKEELIAEIERDKRLIQARKESADDA, encoded by the coding sequence ATGAGCGATTTCCCAGAAATATCAGAGCAAGCCTTTTTCAGGGACATCAAGGCGATTCTCTCTACAGCCAGAAGTGAAGCATACCGTGCGATCAACCATCTCATGGTGGAAGCCTACTGGCTGATTGGGAAAAAGATTGTGGAGCAAGAACAAGCTGGGGCAGACCGTGCGACTTACGGAACCCAGCTTATCAAGCGACTCTCTCAGGCGCTCACCGAAGAATTTGGCAGAGGATTTTCCGTGGCCAATCTCAAGAACTTCCGACAGTTCTACCTCACCTATCCATCTGATGGCAAGACACTTGGAAAAAGCTACGCACTGCGTAGCCAATTGACTTGGACACATCATCGATTGATAATGCGGGAAGAAGATGAAGCAGCAAGAATGTTTTATCTTACCGAATGTAAAAAACAAAACTGGAGCACTCGCACCCTAGAGCGCCATATCCATACGCTATACTATCAGCGCACCCTGAGCACTCAAAAAGAAAAACCGGTTGAAGAACAGCAAACCCTTGATGACTTCATCAAAGACCCTTATGTATTTGAATTTCTGAATATCAACCAGTCAACCGATTTTAGCGAAACGAGCTTAGAACAAGGCCTCATCACTCATTTGGAAAAATTCTTGTTGGAGCTGGGAAAAGGCTTTTCGTTTGTGGGACGGCAGTACCGGATTTCCTCGGAGACAGAGCATTACTTCATCGATCTGGTTTTTTATCATTATCTGATGAAATGCTTTGTCTTGTTCGATTTGAAAATCGGCAAACTCACCCATCAGGATATCGGTCAAATGGATATGTACCGCAGGATGTTTGACGATCTCAAACGTCCTGAGGGAGATGAACCTACGATTGGGATCATTTTGTGCACGAGCAAAAGTGATACGGTAGTGAAGTATTCTGTCATGAACGATCACGAACAACTCTTTGCAGCCAAGTATCTCCCCTACCTTCCCAGCAAGGAGGAACTGATTGCTGAGATCGAGCGAGACAAACGATTGATTCAGGCAAGGAAAGAGTCCGCTGATGACGCATAG
- a CDS encoding alginate export family protein, whose protein sequence is MGHSFVLRSLMLLLLSAFFLPVTAQEDSVITSTSVNFQIRPRLEIRNGAFTLLQDGDDPAIFVSNRARVSADYRYGNLYIGIAGQNYSVYGNTPQIETDGTFMLNEAWAELFWQPKWSVKVGRQQLAYDGDRILGTLDWHQSGRWHDLVMGRYHGKHWKADLAFAWNQNSERQIDNPFDPTNSQPYKSLQMFRIEDQVGEHFNFSAIYLNLGYQQTDTAGLPDGINNFSTVGANVTWSPASFVVKLAGYYQFGDDASSLSTDAWMGSARVDWRPSSIPFNFWIGVDYLSGNDARVDSGAFVYDLADQNAFNPLYGTHHIYYGLMDYFFVAPDHYGTIGIFDKYIGVGVKAFNRWGFQLAAHHFDGASDITDANGGDFGTYLGTELDLTFTVKVMKFVGISGGYSQMFADDRMEVLKGRGDAGRVQNWGWLMLNVNPQIFKRERKIPKSP, encoded by the coding sequence ATGGGCCATTCTTTTGTCCTTCGTTCCCTGATGCTGCTCTTGTTGTCCGCTTTCTTCCTCCCGGTTACCGCTCAGGAGGATTCCGTCATCACCTCGACTTCCGTCAACTTCCAGATACGGCCTCGCCTCGAGATCCGAAATGGCGCTTTCACGCTGCTTCAGGACGGCGATGATCCAGCCATATTCGTCTCCAACCGAGCGAGAGTTTCTGCGGATTATCGCTACGGAAATCTCTACATCGGCATTGCGGGTCAGAATTACTCGGTCTATGGGAATACGCCTCAGATCGAAACCGACGGTACCTTCATGCTCAATGAAGCGTGGGCAGAGCTATTCTGGCAGCCCAAATGGTCAGTCAAGGTCGGAAGACAGCAGCTTGCCTACGACGGGGACCGGATCTTGGGAACGCTCGATTGGCACCAATCCGGGCGCTGGCATGATCTGGTGATGGGGCGCTATCACGGCAAACATTGGAAAGCGGATTTGGCTTTCGCTTGGAACCAGAATAGCGAGCGGCAAATCGACAATCCCTTTGATCCTACCAACAGCCAGCCCTACAAATCACTCCAGATGTTCCGCATTGAGGATCAGGTTGGAGAGCATTTCAATTTCAGCGCCATTTACCTTAATCTCGGCTATCAGCAAACAGACACAGCAGGGCTTCCCGATGGCATCAACAATTTCTCTACGGTAGGAGCCAATGTCACCTGGTCTCCTGCGAGTTTTGTCGTGAAATTGGCGGGATACTACCAGTTTGGAGATGATGCATCTTCGCTTTCCACCGATGCTTGGATGGGAAGTGCCCGGGTAGATTGGCGACCATCTTCCATTCCGTTCAATTTCTGGATAGGGGTGGATTATCTCTCCGGCAATGATGCCCGAGTGGATTCTGGCGCATTTGTCTATGATCTCGCCGATCAGAATGCCTTCAACCCACTCTACGGTACCCACCACATTTACTATGGTCTCATGGACTACTTCTTCGTAGCTCCCGACCACTACGGAACTATCGGGATTTTTGACAAATACATCGGCGTCGGCGTCAAGGCATTCAATCGCTGGGGCTTCCAATTGGCTGCTCATCACTTCGATGGCGCTTCCGATATTACCGATGCCAATGGCGGAGATTTCGGAACCTACCTAGGGACGGAATTGGATCTGACCTTCACCGTCAAAGTCATGAAGTTCGTGGGAATCTCAGGCGGGTACTCTCAGATGTTTGCGGATGACCGAATGGAGGTCCTCAAAGGAAGGGGCGATGCTGGCCGGGTCCAGAACTGGGGTTGGCTGATGCTAAACGTCAATCCGCAGATCTTCAAACGGGAACGCAAAATCCCCAAGAGTCCTTGA
- a CDS encoding AraC family transcriptional regulator, producing the protein MTTKRADIAFFEWSEIGKRLPFGIVPWSELRKSQDLFVASLRDFHVIFWFKQGSGTYFVDFQEYQFRPNTLALLPKDQIHHFLPLDPENCEIQSIVFQPDFVYRHQNDLQHLFQFTVASHIEGQQILELRPEEAAHLGLLSDQMTEVYNNWSGEDQAYAFYHWLSLFLLACKRTHAAQFEQEEMDERTQRLLRFNELLEQHFRQTTKVEFYLEEMGINVKALSKLTKERYKLSPKAVIDQRRILELKRQLQGTTLPIKEIAYDLGFDEPTNMVKYFKKHTGMTPSAFRTES; encoded by the coding sequence ATGACTACTAAGCGCGCTGACATTGCCTTTTTTGAATGGTCAGAGATCGGAAAGCGATTGCCATTCGGGATTGTCCCTTGGTCCGAGCTCCGCAAGTCTCAGGACCTATTCGTTGCCTCATTGCGGGATTTTCATGTGATCTTCTGGTTCAAGCAGGGGAGCGGTACGTACTTCGTGGACTTTCAGGAGTACCAGTTTCGTCCCAATACCCTCGCGCTCCTTCCCAAGGATCAAATCCATCATTTCTTACCCCTTGATCCCGAAAACTGCGAGATTCAATCCATCGTATTTCAGCCTGATTTTGTGTATCGCCACCAAAACGATCTACAACACCTCTTCCAATTTACCGTGGCAAGTCATATCGAAGGTCAGCAGATTTTGGAACTGCGTCCTGAAGAAGCAGCACATTTGGGACTTTTGAGTGACCAAATGACGGAGGTGTACAACAACTGGTCCGGCGAGGATCAGGCGTATGCATTCTATCACTGGTTGAGTTTGTTTCTGCTGGCTTGCAAGCGGACCCATGCGGCACAGTTCGAGCAGGAGGAAATGGATGAGCGAACCCAACGCCTGCTGAGATTCAATGAATTGCTAGAGCAGCATTTCCGCCAGACCACCAAGGTGGAGTTTTACTTGGAGGAAATGGGCATCAATGTCAAGGCGTTGTCCAAGCTCACCAAGGAGCGTTACAAACTCTCGCCCAAAGCCGTCATCGATCAGCGCCGGATCTTGGAACTCAAGCGCCAGTTGCAGGGAACGACGCTCCCGATCAAGGAGATTGCCTACGATTTGGGCTTTGATGAGCCCACCAACATGGTGAAATATTTCAAGAAACATACGGGGATGACTCCTTCGGCCTTTCGAACAGAGTCCTGA
- a CDS encoding nitrate reductase has protein sequence MKDQKDPDYIEDKDIHKLNRRSFVKLAGGIVAVGALTGTGWAVTELSVKEGPVKSWHKSVCRYCGTGCGVMLGLDKKKNLVRVRGDQEAHNKGVICIKGSLLAELMNDKEARVAKPMVRIQGKLRESTWEEAMEIVADKFRETIDQHGPESVAFYGSGQLFIEESYTANKLFKGGIGSNNVDGNPRLCMASAAFGYTQVFGKDEPAGCFDDIDHADVFFLIGSNAYEAHPPIFERMMRRKAANPDTKIIVVDPRRTKTAEHADFYLPVIPGTDMLLLNSMLQVIVAEGLYSQEYVDNHITFMDGEKEVSFDQYKKFLEDYAPEKVAAELGISAPQIRETAYYFAHSKATMSMWTMGLNQRVQGVFLNNNMNALHLITGQINKPGATPMSLTGQSNACGGVRDTGSLAHLLPNGRLIAKPKHREEVEQLWGIPKGKINPKPGYDALSLFQAMNDDKVKAVLVMCTNPAQSLPNVRKYLPGMEKQFMVVADAFADSETLKYADVVLPAALYIEKEGVYGQTERRYQLIEQLVEPYEEARSDLAILVDLAERLGYGDLIKSKTSAEVWDEYRKFSASSFYNFEGMTRERLQQERGLQWPCPTEDHPGTARRYIQGDPFVPEGKSVMFYGKPNGKATVFLRPYKRGKEVASLSRPTYLTTGRVVSQWHTGTMTRNVKELNTQSGPGRFVFHPQDAAHYHVKDGDEVVVTSSRGEMKGIVSVSEFETPGVIFASFFDPKLMVNDVVSDDNDPISKQPDYKVTAVSISKTSNSSQTS, from the coding sequence ATGAAAGATCAAAAGGATCCCGACTATATCGAAGACAAGGATATCCACAAACTCAATCGGCGGTCGTTCGTCAAACTCGCTGGTGGAATTGTCGCTGTAGGTGCTTTGACCGGAACGGGCTGGGCGGTTACAGAACTCTCCGTGAAGGAAGGGCCCGTCAAGAGCTGGCACAAATCCGTCTGTCGATATTGCGGAACGGGCTGTGGTGTCATGCTGGGGCTCGACAAGAAGAAAAATCTGGTCCGAGTCCGTGGAGACCAAGAAGCCCACAACAAAGGCGTTATCTGCATCAAAGGCTCTTTGTTGGCAGAACTCATGAACGACAAGGAAGCCCGAGTAGCCAAACCCATGGTGCGGATTCAAGGCAAGCTTCGGGAATCTACTTGGGAAGAGGCGATGGAGATTGTCGCGGATAAATTCCGGGAGACGATCGATCAACATGGCCCCGAAAGCGTCGCATTCTACGGCTCTGGCCAATTGTTTATCGAGGAATCCTACACGGCCAACAAGCTTTTCAAAGGCGGGATCGGTTCCAACAATGTAGATGGGAATCCCCGTCTGTGCATGGCTTCTGCGGCCTTTGGGTACACACAAGTTTTCGGCAAAGATGAGCCAGCAGGTTGCTTTGACGATATCGATCATGCAGATGTATTCTTTCTGATCGGTTCCAATGCCTACGAAGCCCACCCGCCTATTTTCGAACGGATGATGCGACGGAAAGCCGCTAATCCCGATACCAAGATCATCGTCGTCGATCCTCGCCGCACCAAAACAGCCGAGCATGCGGATTTCTACCTTCCGGTGATTCCCGGTACGGATATGCTCTTGCTGAATTCCATGTTACAGGTGATTGTCGCAGAAGGGTTGTATAGCCAAGAATATGTGGACAACCATATCACCTTCATGGACGGTGAAAAGGAGGTCTCTTTTGATCAATACAAGAAATTTCTGGAGGATTATGCACCGGAAAAGGTTGCTGCCGAATTGGGGATTTCCGCTCCTCAGATTCGGGAGACTGCCTACTACTTCGCCCACAGCAAAGCCACGATGTCCATGTGGACGATGGGACTCAACCAGCGGGTGCAGGGCGTTTTCCTCAACAACAACATGAATGCCCTCCATCTGATCACCGGGCAGATCAACAAGCCCGGAGCGACGCCCATGTCTCTTACCGGTCAGAGCAATGCCTGTGGAGGGGTCCGGGATACTGGCTCATTGGCGCACCTTCTGCCCAATGGTCGCCTGATTGCCAAGCCCAAACATCGGGAGGAGGTGGAACAACTGTGGGGCATTCCCAAAGGAAAAATCAATCCTAAGCCCGGCTATGATGCGCTTTCGCTGTTTCAGGCGATGAATGACGACAAGGTCAAGGCAGTACTCGTCATGTGTACCAATCCCGCCCAGTCTTTGCCCAATGTCCGGAAATATCTGCCCGGCATGGAAAAGCAATTCATGGTGGTGGCAGACGCATTCGCAGATTCCGAAACCCTCAAATATGCAGATGTAGTCCTCCCTGCGGCCCTTTACATTGAAAAAGAAGGGGTCTATGGCCAGACCGAGCGCCGATATCAATTGATCGAGCAATTGGTCGAACCCTACGAGGAAGCGCGTTCTGACTTGGCGATTCTGGTGGATTTGGCTGAAAGGCTCGGATACGGGGATCTCATCAAATCCAAGACTTCCGCCGAAGTGTGGGATGAATACCGAAAGTTCTCCGCCAGTAGCTTCTATAATTTCGAAGGAATGACCCGTGAACGTCTTCAACAGGAGCGAGGGCTGCAATGGCCATGCCCGACCGAAGACCATCCCGGGACCGCTCGAAGATACATTCAGGGAGATCCATTCGTACCGGAAGGGAAGTCGGTCATGTTCTATGGCAAACCCAATGGGAAAGCCACGGTATTTCTCCGCCCATACAAGCGAGGTAAGGAGGTCGCATCGCTGAGTCGCCCGACGTACCTGACAACAGGCCGTGTCGTTTCGCAGTGGCATACTGGGACCATGACCCGAAATGTGAAGGAACTCAACACTCAATCGGGGCCGGGAAGATTTGTGTTCCATCCGCAAGATGCTGCCCATTACCATGTGAAAGACGGCGATGAAGTGGTGGTGACCTCTTCGAGAGGGGAAATGAAGGGAATCGTGAGTGTCTCCGAATTCGAAACACCGGGGGTGATTTTCGCTTCCTTCTTCGATCCCAAGTTGATGGTCAATGATGTCGTTTCGGATGACAATGACCCTATCTCCAAGCAGCCTGATTACAAGGTGACAGCGGTATCCATTTCAAAAACCTCCAACTCTTCCCAAACCAGTTGA
- a CDS encoding MerR family transcriptional regulator, with amino-acid sequence MRIGEIVSRTGVSKDTIRLYERMGLLGPVAQPHPYNNYKSYQPSHVHRVETIKQLKQFGFTLRECGHIIDTLVEAGVTEETKDEVIGKKLAEVEVQIAELMQLRDKLKAMVESPCTESEVARGNQLRTDLSAERDLQV; translated from the coding sequence ATGCGAATCGGGGAAATTGTCAGTCGAACGGGGGTATCCAAGGATACCATCAGATTGTATGAGCGGATGGGATTGCTGGGACCCGTGGCACAACCTCACCCCTACAACAATTACAAATCCTACCAACCCTCCCACGTGCATCGGGTGGAGACGATCAAGCAGCTCAAGCAGTTTGGCTTTACGCTTCGTGAATGCGGGCACATCATCGATACATTGGTGGAAGCGGGTGTGACGGAGGAGACCAAAGACGAAGTGATCGGCAAGAAATTAGCGGAGGTGGAAGTGCAGATTGCAGAGTTGATGCAGCTCCGCGACAAGCTCAAGGCTATGGTCGAGTCACCTTGTACAGAGTCCGAAGTAGCGCGTGGCAATCAACTCCGGACAGATCTTTCTGCGGAAAGAGACTTACAGGTCTAG
- a CDS encoding alpha/beta hydrolase, giving the protein MKFQPKRWVAYLWMLILPFMGWAQTQPEVKTYSLAETPNVPYYPEDSELASNLTQVNFLIPEGVDNPPVFLWIGGGAWAYVNRHQEMALCRKIAERGIAVVSIGHRLSPALIWEPKRETGIKHPEHVKDVAKAFKFVKDHAADYGYNPDQMFIGGFSSGAHLSTLLAMDKRYLEAEGLSQDDIRGIIPVGGGYDIPHYRVELIKEDPSYETNHINPVFGDTHEEHVDASPVTYIDDFKVPMLMVSENSTYVYSVVFEQLLREIGYTNFQVLNAHDQDHGSLWRHLSNAENSMYREYILDFIRVQCETKPATE; this is encoded by the coding sequence ATGAAATTTCAGCCAAAACGTTGGGTCGCATACCTCTGGATGCTGATCCTCCCCTTCATGGGATGGGCGCAAACCCAGCCCGAAGTCAAGACCTATTCGCTCGCAGAGACGCCCAACGTTCCATATTATCCGGAAGATTCAGAACTCGCTTCGAATTTGACTCAGGTGAATTTCCTCATTCCGGAAGGCGTGGACAACCCGCCCGTGTTCCTCTGGATTGGCGGCGGCGCTTGGGCTTATGTGAATCGCCATCAGGAAATGGCCCTTTGCCGCAAAATCGCAGAGCGAGGGATTGCTGTGGTTTCCATTGGGCACAGATTGAGTCCAGCCCTGATCTGGGAGCCCAAGCGGGAAACCGGAATCAAGCATCCCGAGCATGTGAAGGATGTTGCCAAGGCCTTCAAGTTCGTCAAGGACCACGCTGCTGATTATGGCTATAATCCTGACCAGATGTTTATTGGAGGATTTTCTTCTGGTGCGCATCTGTCTACCTTGCTGGCGATGGACAAGCGGTATTTGGAAGCCGAAGGATTGAGCCAAGATGACATCCGCGGTATCATTCCCGTAGGCGGGGGCTATGACATCCCGCACTATCGGGTGGAGTTGATCAAGGAAGATCCGAGCTACGAAACCAATCATATCAATCCCGTTTTTGGCGATACCCATGAGGAGCATGTAGATGCCTCGCCCGTCACCTACATCGACGATTTCAAGGTGCCTATGCTGATGGTTTCGGAGAATAGCACCTACGTGTACAGTGTGGTCTTCGAGCAGTTGCTCCGCGAAATAGGCTACACCAACTTCCAGGTACTCAATGCCCACGACCAAGACCACGGCAGTCTCTGGAGGCATCTGTCCAATGCTGAAAACTCCATGTATCGCGAGTATATCCTCGATTTTATCCGCGTTCAGTGCGAGACCAAACCCGCCACAGAATAG
- a CDS encoding sulfatase, translated as MKRLSLIILSFWMMSSIHLGISQDRPNIVWLVSEDNAAEYLRLYQADGVEMPNLERLASRGITFRNCHSQGAVCSVARSTLITGCHAPRIGAQFHRASERVNLPEGWKPFPAYLRESGYWTANNAKEDYNVIEGAEGWNESSRKASWRNREAGQPFFYVHNFHITHEGQLHKKWSEEDSLAGLDMTPQPYFPQDNRFRASVAQYHGQHRKLDEQMGAVLKELEQDGLMDETIIFYYGDHGGILPRSKGYLYESGLHVPLVVYVPEKWQKLFPKAPGSWQEGFVQFSDFGPTVLSLAGVPVPDHMDGRPFMGMGIEPSEVATWNTTFGYADRFDEKYEMVRSIRVGNYKYVRNFQPHHADGLYNQYRYRMPAYQAWLASYRSDTLADIQAAFFQTKAPEMLFDLSVDPNEVHNLAQDPAFADTLLSLRNVLRKQLLEMPDVGFFPEYYFLENGKETPLAFGEQHRVHIQRMTEIADLEILPWNQAKGSLKKSIHSPNPFERWWAWTSLCAFEGDSRKFKKQAKLAMENDPELMVRMRAGEWLVLHGEQLAWETLLTLPGKATRETEALQLLNSLANLRGLFPELPGSPERADFDPTWIDSPKSTVLLRIEYLEQTDGAGDLPNG; from the coding sequence ATGAAGCGTTTGTCCCTCATAATCCTTTCGTTCTGGATGATGTCTTCCATTCATCTGGGAATAAGCCAAGACCGTCCCAATATTGTCTGGTTGGTCAGCGAAGACAATGCCGCCGAATACCTACGCTTGTATCAGGCCGACGGTGTGGAAATGCCCAATCTGGAGAGATTGGCCAGTCGCGGAATCACATTCCGGAATTGCCATTCGCAGGGGGCTGTATGCTCCGTTGCCCGGAGTACGTTGATCACAGGATGTCATGCTCCGAGAATTGGCGCTCAATTCCACCGTGCCAGCGAGCGGGTGAATCTGCCCGAAGGCTGGAAGCCATTCCCAGCCTATCTGCGTGAATCCGGATATTGGACCGCCAACAACGCCAAAGAAGATTACAACGTCATCGAAGGCGCAGAGGGATGGAATGAGTCTTCCCGAAAGGCCAGTTGGCGCAACCGCGAAGCGGGACAACCCTTCTTCTACGTTCATAATTTCCACATCACCCACGAAGGGCAACTCCACAAGAAATGGTCCGAGGAGGACTCTTTGGCAGGTTTGGACATGACTCCCCAGCCCTATTTCCCGCAAGACAACCGCTTCCGAGCTTCGGTGGCTCAGTATCATGGTCAGCATCGCAAGCTGGATGAGCAGATGGGAGCTGTCTTGAAGGAATTGGAGCAAGACGGATTGATGGACGAAACCATCATCTTCTACTATGGGGATCATGGCGGAATCTTGCCACGAAGTAAAGGCTATCTCTACGAATCCGGATTGCATGTCCCACTGGTAGTATATGTGCCAGAAAAATGGCAAAAGCTATTCCCCAAGGCGCCGGGGAGCTGGCAAGAGGGGTTTGTTCAGTTTTCGGATTTCGGACCGACGGTTTTGAGCTTGGCGGGCGTTCCGGTACCGGATCACATGGATGGGCGGCCGTTCATGGGCATGGGTATTGAGCCGTCGGAAGTGGCTACTTGGAATACCACCTTTGGCTATGCGGATCGTTTTGATGAGAAATACGAGATGGTTCGTTCTATCCGGGTGGGGAATTACAAATATGTACGAAACTTCCAGCCCCATCATGCCGATGGACTCTACAACCAATATCGCTACCGAATGCCGGCCTATCAGGCTTGGCTAGCCTCTTACCGGTCCGATACCTTGGCTGACATTCAGGCTGCATTCTTCCAGACGAAGGCTCCTGAGATGCTGTTTGATCTCTCCGTCGACCCGAATGAGGTGCACAACCTCGCGCAAGACCCTGCATTCGCAGATACCCTATTGTCTTTGAGGAATGTCCTTCGCAAGCAATTGCTGGAGATGCCGGATGTGGGCTTCTTTCCGGAATACTATTTTTTGGAGAATGGGAAGGAAACACCGTTGGCTTTTGGCGAACAGCATCGCGTGCATATCCAGCGAATGACCGAAATTGCGGATTTGGAGATATTGCCTTGGAATCAGGCGAAGGGTTCCTTGAAAAAATCTATCCATTCGCCTAATCCCTTCGAGCGTTGGTGGGCTTGGACATCGCTGTGCGCGTTTGAGGGAGACAGCAGAAAATTCAAGAAGCAGGCGAAACTGGCGATGGAAAACGATCCAGAGCTGATGGTCCGGATGCGTGCAGGTGAATGGCTGGTACTTCATGGCGAGCAATTGGCTTGGGAAACGCTTCTTACCCTGCCCGGAAAGGCTACCCGAGAAACGGAAGCCTTGCAGCTCTTGAACTCGTTGGCCAATCTCAGAGGACTGTTCCCTGAATTGCCCGGATCGCCTGAGCGAGCAGATTTTGATCCAACATGGATTGATTCTCCCAAATCTACCGTGCTTCTTCGGATTGAGTATCTCGAACAGACGGATGGCGCTGGAGATTTACCCAATGGCTGA
- a CDS encoding DUF4349 domain-containing protein, which translates to MHIRNLAVGLLGLLLVTFLGSCTSTNRMKSPAGDHASDPYQRNQEAFSEAIGPMDDKLSDTPKMILKNAHVRLIVERPDSAIAPLQALAEAHGGYASVTGTYACILRVKSDQLDPALAALAGIGKVRDQRITAEDVTQVYRDDEIRLENAQSARKRYLELLDQAENVEAALLVEKELERLNETIDLLQGRMNLLQNQVTYATIRINLQERTKPGLFGYIGIGLYQGVKWLFVRN; encoded by the coding sequence ATGCATATTCGGAATCTCGCTGTAGGCCTGCTCGGCCTGCTTTTGGTGACCTTCCTGGGCAGCTGCACCTCCACGAACAGAATGAAATCTCCCGCGGGGGATCATGCCTCTGACCCCTATCAACGAAACCAGGAAGCATTTTCTGAAGCGATAGGGCCGATGGACGACAAATTGAGCGACACGCCCAAGATGATTCTCAAGAACGCCCATGTGAGGCTGATTGTGGAGCGTCCGGATTCTGCCATCGCTCCCTTGCAGGCACTGGCGGAAGCGCATGGGGGATACGCGTCTGTGACCGGCACCTATGCATGCATCTTGCGGGTAAAAAGCGACCAGCTAGATCCTGCTTTGGCGGCCCTGGCGGGAATCGGCAAGGTACGGGATCAACGAATCACGGCAGAAGATGTCACACAAGTCTATCGGGACGATGAAATCAGATTGGAAAATGCGCAATCTGCACGCAAACGATATCTCGAACTGCTCGATCAGGCCGAAAACGTGGAAGCGGCGCTGCTGGTAGAAAAAGAATTGGAGCGACTCAACGAGACCATCGACCTCCTTCAAGGTCGCATGAACCTGCTCCAGAATCAGGTCACCTACGCGACTATCCGAATCAACCTTCAAGAACGGACCAAACCGGGGCTATTTGGCTACATCGGCATCGGACTGTATCAGGGCGTGAAATGGCTATTTGTGCGCAACTAG